In the Hyla sarda isolate aHylSar1 chromosome 9, aHylSar1.hap1, whole genome shotgun sequence genome, CTAATTGAATTTGTAATTGTGTGGCCCATAAATATGGTGGCTTTATTCACTTGTGTTATgcctgagaaagaccaggagagctggttgaaacgtcgctgtaactttcacctggATATGGAATAAATGTCactttttttgcaccttattgATCTGTGTGCTGAGGATTTCTACTAATTTTATCTACATATGGACCATTGACTGGGGTCCGGTTCTGCTTGCACCTAGCATTGGTTTTTCTTGGGGTTCTGCTTCccttggatatctatctatctcatatctatctatctcatatctatctatctatctcatatcttggGGGCCAGACGAAGTGTAGAGCAAAAGACAACCATAGCACAGATGAGGTGAgtagtagctttattccatcacaaCACGGTTGGCTTTGTATCACCCTGGCTTTGTTTCTGTGCCGTGAATAACCCATCTTTGACATCAATCCTATAAGGTGGCTGTCATTTTTCTCATTTTGCCTAGGAAGCCTAAAGTTGGGCGCTgtcgtacattaaaggggtactccgcccctggcatcttatcccctatccaaaggataggggataagatgttagatcgccgcggtcccgctgctggggaccccggggatcaccactgcggcaccccgctatcattactgcacagagcgagttctgacgggcgatacaggagccggagcagcgtgacgtcatggttccgcccctcatgacatcacgtcccgtccccttaatgcacgtctatggcagggggcgtgatgacagccacgcccccttcccatagacttgtatagatgggggtgggccgtgacgtcacgaggggcggagccgtgacgtaacgatgctccggcccctgtatcgcccgtcattacgtgcagagcgatctcgctctgcgcagtaatgatagcggggtgctgcagcagcgatccccggggcccccagcagcgggaccccggcgatctgacatcttatcccccatcctttggataggggataagatgtctaggggcggagtacccctttaaggataaacgAGATCCAAACCTTCAGAATACGAATTATACAAACAGCAGAAGCTCCTAAATCCTGGACCCGGACACATCTTTAATACAATACGTTCTCCTACTGTGATAAGTCACCTTAAAAAGGTTTCTGAAATGTATTTCCATGTGAAGAACATTGATGGTTTTCCTGTAGATGCTTATCAAAGTGGGTGCACTGACCCccccctaacaccccccccccccccccccccccccccccccggtcagtcTCCTTGCTGGAAGGATTCCCTGTCCCAGAACATTTTCTCACATTCCTGTTTTCTCTCTGTCACTTCTCATATATTTGACAGCATCCTCTGACAATGCCCTGCCAGGAAAAatcttctcacaatcctgcacaATACTAGATGTTATCAGCCCCTCAGGAGACATCCCAGAGCAAGTGTTCCTGAGAGACCCAGTGACCCCGGGGGATCAGGAATTTTTAACAAAGTCCCTTCAAAGCTTTTTGTTAGGGGATGgtcacacagctttttttttttttttaactccgtaaaggggtactccgcccctagacatcttatcccctattcaaaggataagtgataagatgtctgatgacaaggggtgctgcaggagagattgtgggggtcccccgcgatctctcctgcagcaccccgtcatTTGGTGCACGGAACGTGCTTCGCTCTgttcccgatgactggcgatgtaagGGCCAGAGGATCGTGACCTCATGGCCCCAACcgctcccgtagacttgcattaagggggcggggcatgacatcacaaggggtgggcCATGTCATCACGATCCtcccgccctgcatcgccattcATCAGGcaagggtgacagggggtgccacaggagagatcatgggtgttcccagcagtgggacccccgcgatccgacatgttatcccctatcctttggataggggataagatgtctagggcagagtacccctttaactaatataCATATCACTCAAATAACAAAAACAGTTTAAGGGGTACCCCACccacagacttcttatccccttttcaaagcataggggatgagatgtcagatcacaggggggggggctctgggaCTCCCCGCcatcttcatgcagcacccggcacagtatttttagaatgctgggtttccgCGAccagagacgtgacgtcacaccacgccccctccattcatgtctatgggagggggcatgacggctgtcatgccccctcccatagacatgattggagggggtgtggtgtgacatcctgTCTCCGACATTCTAAAAatacttttggataggggataagatgtccaggggggagtacccctttaagtgttcttcTTGGAGGTTTTAAAACAAGCAAGTGGAGTTTAAGCCTCAGTTTCTTCTTTTGGTATAAAATGTTTATAGAGTCTGATCCAATACAATACTATGATTGACCATGGACGTTTTTACAATACAATAGTGGTGTCCCAGGAGATGGTAGATATCTGGagagtattttattttattttttttatgcaaattacaAGCTGATTCCGTAAGTTTAATTTTACTTGATTCTACTTGATTTGGAAAAACATACGCCATTTAGTTAATATAATTTTCATTCAATATTTTCGAGGGAGGCTTCACGACCCCAGAGTTTTTAgctattaaatattattttgtgTCATATTTAACATTTGTGTACTTGCCACAAAGTAAAAAGCTCAGTGAAAATTCAGCAATTTTGGTGCCTCCATGCTTTTAGTCAGGGGTCGTAGAAGTTAGCAGAGACAATATATGAGGAGACTTCTAACTCTGGGCTATTGTTTGAACGCATCTGAAGCCAAGTCCAACAAGAACACCTGCAGAGTGTTTGGAGAAGGACGTGCATGTTTATTGGGGTTTTAAGGTTGAGATTGTAGTGAAAGCATTCATGGGTGTGGAATTTTAATCTCTCTGGGAGCCTTGACATGGTTGGGAAGAGCTGTGATTTTGAAGGGCACACTTTCATTGCTGAATAAAAATTCGTACATGAAAGTGGTCGCCACCTTAAAGAGACACTGTTGGCGCTTCACTCTTTATCTCCATTTTGCTCCGCTCTGGCTTATTTTGCTTGCCAAAGTGCAAGAAACTTTTTGCCTGGTaagttaaaggtgtattccggccaaagacatcatatccccgatccaaaggatagaggataagatgtctgatcacggaggccccgtgatctccgtgctgcacccacATTTTAACCCGGGCTGCTGCTTCAGTCTCGGAAaccactggagacgtgatgtcacgccatataataacggaggtcccagcactcaccgatgcaagcaaatgGTATTTATTGTGTATCTtagtcacaggacgcgtttcggcacttagccttcctctgctgtgagcagaggaaggctaagtgccgaaacgcgtcctgtgactaggatacacaataaataccatttgcttgcatcggtgagtgctgggacctccgtTATTATATTACAATACTCTTTTCCTCGTGCAACACCACTTTTCAGATAGTGCCGACCATTGCTctacttgtgacgtcacgccaagcccccttgtgacgtcacgcccaaccccctccattcacgtctatgggagggggcaggacgcctgtcacgccccctcccatagacatgaatggagggggcgaggcgtgacgtcatgtctccagtcacggaaacacagaggtttccgagacttgagcagcagcccggcatagaatgcaggtgctgcacggagatcacgggggggtcccagcgaggggccccctgcgatcagacatcttatcccctatcctttagataggggataagatgtctttggccagaatacccctttaagttctagcCAATAACAAACCATGTAGAGCCAACAAGATTGTAATACTGCAGCTGTGTGACTATAATATTGCACAATGTTAACCACTGGATGGAATATTAACCCAGGGTAAGACTAATCTTGTTTAACCCTAAAGACACGTGCACTTGCATCAGTTTACTTTCTTTCCCAATAATATAAGGATTCATGGAGAGATCTGGGTCCTCCACTTTTCCGTCAATAGCTTAAATGGGAACTGTTACTTTGAAAAATGTTTGACATGTTGTACAGACGTaccaaagttttgatcagtctggGTGTTTAGACTCGACAAGTCGTTAGAACAGAGCAGGAGAACTGGGCATTAAGCATGTTCTCTTTGACTTTGtgttacataaaataaataaaatagaagtcaatgggacaATCTCGGTCATGCGCACAGAGAGCAGGGAGAGAAGCCAATTTTTTGCGATGGATCATGGTCTGAACACTCGGATCCCTACTTATAAAATTTTTTGAAGATATCTCTCAATGACAAAAGGTAATTAAAGTGACCGGTACACTTCAAGAATGCTATAATTTAAGGTTGTATCCAGCCCGagacatttttttacattaattttaCTGCATTCTGACAAGTACCAGTTTTGAGAAAGACTGGGTAGGCTGCAAGTTCCAGACTGAGCTGTCATATATAGTAGCCACTCTTCATCAATGTCTATGGAAGACACTTGATGGTTTCTaagctcccatagacattaatagatAGTGACCATACCTACAAGGCCATTTCATTGGAGAAACTGGGGAGCAGACATCTCAGTTCTCACAATTTTGTGAGGAACCCAGCAGCCATACCTTGCCCCTACCAATATACAATGCAtcaatatgccataaatgtctctgATGGGGAAACCTGACCTTATTTTATGATTCATAATCTATATAGTGCTAAATGCAAAATGCTTGGGGAAAACCCACACAAACATAGGAAGAACATGTAAACTcactagccctgatttactattgtaaaccctacatattttgtcgggttgtgcgccagaaattctgtctgtgccagaattttctctggaattgaaaaaacctgactaactctccattttattgagaaaacccaaaaaaggggcatggcccttggggaaagtgggcgtggctgtcgaaaaggggcgtgttcccgacattttcacataaACCCAacattactaaggtttccacagaaaatatggtggatttgaggaaaacctgacagatcagagcatgtattaaaaaaaaaaatgtagggaaaagtgcaaaaatgtagggaaaccttagtaaataccgtgggagaaaaaattgtaggaaattaaaacccacaaagaaaactacactttaCTCTTCAGGGCCATTGTGGCTGACAACCTGGTTGTATTAGAACCCATAGTTCCATGTCGAGCGACTGTGTGCCCTTAGAATATCCAAGACACTCTGACTTGTTGTCCTCCATAATAATTGGTCCTATCATAGTTTCTTTATAGTAATTACTCTGTTTATGAATACTATTTCTTCTTTAGTGTCCGGAGTGTTTGTCTCTTGCTTCACTTTTTGCTTATTGGAGACACATGGATTGTTTACTATAAGATAATCCAATGCAAAAAGCTTTAAGAATAACACAAGGTTGTTGCTCAAGGAAAGCATGCATTCAGCACTCTCATCCCGTATTAAAGGAGATAAGAGATTTCCAAACCTGAAAAACAAGTCTGATCCAAGGAAGCCCAACCTCACATTTTAGCGCCAGATACCTCAGGACACCTTCACAGGTCATGTGGAGTCCATGCCTTAATCAGTCAGAGCTGTTTTGGCGGGACAAGGGGAACTTTATACAACTTTAGGTCAGTCAAACATACAGCAAAAATAATCAAAAAATTGACTTACGGCTTGCTCCTGAATCTTCATTCCAGACATTCCACAACTGTGCAATAAAGAACGGTGTCCAGCATACCACGTAGATTAGTACAATGGCAAGAGTCATTCGCACAGTTTTGGACATGGCTTTGGTCACTCCTGAGTCCGAGACTTGTGGTACTCCATTCATTCCAACCaccagtttttcttttcttcttgaccCCGGGGATCTCTCTGTTCCTAAATATAAGCTATTGTGGATCTCTCTGAAGATCAGCACTTGGCATGTGGTGATAAAAAGTGCAGGCAAGATGAGGACCGCCAGTGTTATCCAAGTCACATAAGCCTTAAGACCCCATGGCTTCACAAAATGTGCCCAACAATCATGCACACCGGGATGAACCTCTGTTCTTGAGAATATAAAAATCTGTGGAAGACTGAGGATGGCAGAGGCGACCCATGCCAAACAGACAGGGATGTTCCACCGGGCAGAGCCCTTTTTAAAAGTCATCATAGGTCGACATATTGCTTGATGCCTATCAAAAGTCATTGCCACAATCATATAAGAAGATGCAAACATTCCCACAACTTGGAAGTACCTGACAGATCTGCAAAGGAAATCTGGACCTTGAAAGCGGTCAGTGATGTCCCAGATAAGTTGAGGTAAAACTTGGAAGAAAGCCACCACTAAGTCCGCCAAGCATAGGTGAATCATGAAGGTGTGCATAAGAGCATTGTGCTTGCGTCTTCTCAAAAGTGTGAACAGGACCAGACAGTTTCCAAAGGTGGCAAGACCAAAAACAATAGTGAGAAGAGCAATGTTCCATTGTGCCACATAAGGGTTGCGTTTGTCCACATCTTCGGTGGTGAAGTTGGTGCTAATACTTGCGGAAGGGCTGTGAGTTACAGACATCTAACGAGAAACAAGACAAGAATCGTGGTAAATGTAAAGCACATACATCTGCAAAAGTTTTATCACAAATAAGAATAAAGATAAATTGGCATTATAAAGGAACTCATTCACTGGTGCAGACGAGGAAAGGATGGGTCAGCACTAACAAAAAACAGAGGCTCTAGTATGGGCTCGTGAAGGTTCTTCAAACAGCCCATACATTCTAGTGTTAGGATTATACACAATGAAAAAAAGGGGGATACGCGTCCCTAGTGTAATATATCAAGGATAAATAACAATGCAATGATAAGTGATTTTACACTCACCATATGGggttgtgctgagagcacaacacctcagtgGACATCTGGTTTTATAATGAGTCAATCTGCAGTCATAGCTTGTCCGGAATCAGGAACACTGGTCCGGTAGAAAAATGCTTTAGAAAGGTAAAATTCAAGTCTTCAGGCGCTGATCAGATGCAGTGGGTAAACACGGACCCAAGGTTATTGTCCAAAAAGCTGATTTATTAGCACAAACATTGATCAGCGCCTGAAGACTTGAATTTTACCTTTCTAAAGTGTTAGGATTACAGCAGGGTTATAGAATGTATGCTAGGGTTAGGGTTACAGAAGAGTAAGGTTGGGAATAGAGACTAAGTAATAACAATTTTCACTGCTTTAGATCTTTGGGGTTCTTAGGGTCTTTGGAATCCACTCTGCAGAGATGATCTTTACAT is a window encoding:
- the AVPR2 gene encoding vasopressin V2 receptor isoform X1, which encodes MKIMSVTHSPSASISTNFTTEDVDKRNPYVAQWNIALLTIVFGLATFGNCLVLFTLLRRRKHNALMHTFMIHLCLADLVVAFFQVLPQLIWDITDRFQGPDFLCRSVRYFQVVGMFASSYMIVAMTFDRHQAICRPMMTFKKGSARWNIPVCLAWVASAILSLPQIFIFSRTEVHPGVHDCWAHFVKPWGLKAYVTWITLAVLILPALFITTCQVLIFREIHNSLYLGTERSPGSRRKEKLVVGMNGVPQVSDSGVTKAMSKTVRMTLAIVLIYVVCWTPFFIAQLWNVWNEDSGASHSAIQILMILASLNSCTNPWIYTIFSSSVSKDIQAILCCGGCKKRRRKNSLPEDSCFTGSTSFPKESLY
- the AVPR2 gene encoding vasopressin V2 receptor isoform X2, coding for MSVTHSPSASISTNFTTEDVDKRNPYVAQWNIALLTIVFGLATFGNCLVLFTLLRRRKHNALMHTFMIHLCLADLVVAFFQVLPQLIWDITDRFQGPDFLCRSVRYFQVVGMFASSYMIVAMTFDRHQAICRPMMTFKKGSARWNIPVCLAWVASAILSLPQIFIFSRTEVHPGVHDCWAHFVKPWGLKAYVTWITLAVLILPALFITTCQVLIFREIHNSLYLGTERSPGSRRKEKLVVGMNGVPQVSDSGVTKAMSKTVRMTLAIVLIYVVCWTPFFIAQLWNVWNEDSGASHSAIQILMILASLNSCTNPWIYTIFSSSVSKDIQAILCCGGCKKRRRKNSLPEDSCFTGSTSFPKESLY